The following are from one region of the Biomphalaria glabrata chromosome 4, xgBioGlab47.1, whole genome shotgun sequence genome:
- the LOC106068454 gene encoding uncharacterized protein LOC106068454, which produces MAICAGISRTCCLVMTVVVLVISDSEIFRQKRDKLVEGLEELSRQKRVNAGTELFRQKRIDPNTELFRQKRTDTESGPDLSRQERLEDKSELNLAREKRSDDESIPPSNKNKRNTEKRAGFLRGLSDREVFRQKRAESDNLLFRQKRDESDKLLSRQKRVEYFVLEEGEGLSSQK; this is translated from the coding sequence GTAGTACTTGTGATCTCCGACTCTGAAATCTTTAGACAGAAACGCGATAAGCTCGTGGAAGGCCTTGAAGAGCTTTCCAGGCAGAAAAGAGTTAATGCCGGAACTGAGCTGTTTAGACAGAAAAGAATTGATCCCAATACTGAGCTCTTCAGACAGAAAAGGACAGACACGGAAAGTGGGCCAGATTTATCCAGACAGGAACGATTAGAGGACAAAAGCGAGTTGAATCTAGCTAGAGAGAAAAGATCAGACGATGAGTCGATTCCACCTAGCAATAAGAACAAAAGGAACACTGAAAAACGGGCAGGATTTCTACGAGGTCTAAGCGATCGAGAAGTCTTCAGACAAAAGAGAGCCGAAAGTGACAATCTGCTCTTCAGACAAAAGAGAGACGAAAGTGACAAACTACTCTCCAGGCAGAAAAGGGTAGAATATTTTGTGCTAGAAGAAGGCGAAGGTTTATCAAGTCAAAAGTGA